A stretch of Paludisphaera borealis DNA encodes these proteins:
- a CDS encoding glycosyltransferase, giving the protein MDVSQYLSEASFWMPDQSCEPLSQALFSPVAFWTVQAAQPKEIIQLGIRPLGVYFSLGEAVKRLGLGTRCTAVDAMPSRKSGAAFVDAAHQRARVSHDRAFGVFSKLVLVAAEEVVETFADHSIDLMVLADAEKVETFQRDLDAWASKLSDRAVLLLPRTGVQRRGLGSYHLFHELASRHKTFEFTHGDGFGLVAMGAKVPERLRPLFEAHEVPPLRNEIRLVYARLGQSLIDRMKAEQRQQVDYPEDDAAILGMGARGEADYYYDASPTVNESGLKRSPSVGLADFSAREENQALREENVLLREENSLLDEKHQSMSHENSALRQENPWLRHHLAHHQHHHAVTLDQLNRLQHSLGWRLLEKARRFRGSYFPETRLHGRCLVLATRFARIAVTVGPRAAVGKASRRVVRKIKTTLKIRDSVSAQTALESSPVYRSIVPARSTARFEDLPWTYTGARPLDGARTRPTFKILLVGHAACRTGAPLCLLRLSEELSKLPDVECWTVLRSGGELSEQFAQHAPTFDLQALCAQGVSWSDAPHTIAARFREFSRTGVAICNTMAVSEFHEAFADQNVPVLSWIHELPTFIDILGGKSAIDRIKSASRHMIVPADVVRSALIQRFSIEPSSIRTLYYGLDAKTRDLNHEPMRARIRAELGLPDDARIVVGCGTIDLRKGADLFVQMARQFLNDPAMAALAARTWFIWVGHPSDPGLRKWLAHDIEAAGFADRIRFLGTREDMSPYFLGADVFALTSREDPCPFANLEAMESSLAVVAFQGSGGAPEVLGDAGIAVPYLDANAMAKAVRRLLTDHPLRSAMGRKGRATIRRDFTWPRFMDDMLGILRSEYDYRPAQSLKVSVIVPNYRHAAYLEDRLRSIFEQTVRPHEIIVLDDASPDDSVEVVKRLASLSPVPIRVVVNQKNSGSTFKQWMKGFEMATGDLVWIAESDDCSHPEFLERLLPEFHDRGVALAYCQSALIGPEGQVWVADFLAHTNDLSPDRWRSRYSAEGTEEAEFALSQKNTIPNASAVVFRRSERLSFAEELAGMRFAGDWLFYAMQIRDRKIAFVPDVLNFYRRHEQTVSHQSVKADTHAEETLHVKARIFETFSVSANAIARSLGQTLLEYNSLTERFGLKRPPLMANARAVAPLNRIREILADRVGGRPDLKVLLVIDGAEKGVAAASMLHLADALARDHQVFLCCVAPVAAHDDLASRLDGRVILLEGTLGDTPWSGSDSPAGALNRQRIEILRELIRFHRIDVIHSRFVRADQLVLELNSELNIPWFIHLEEGRDGWLDDESDSTEDDRPSSGALASISGIFHESQASLKLAEKWPVLAGKRWIKMFSGFQPDALLQRDPIPISKRDGDFLVYLIDDGTGSKLFWKEAMDAVQIVNRMPSAERADRRVRLVLPDAAVAALKRDHRHHHLNRMTIPAPRAIDPLALLAQCDAALAPHAEAANEALSLVAAALACNVPVIAPDRGVVHDMLAHDRRRAGIFLPPNDRSVLDVDRMVSALLRYLKQPELHGEHSDDARRIFDERFHIDRTSAVCTESYFHARDFLIFPREPRVILSIQDRSQGFVSRESA; this is encoded by the coding sequence ATGGATGTCTCACAGTATCTGTCGGAAGCCTCGTTCTGGATGCCCGACCAATCCTGCGAACCGCTCAGCCAGGCTCTATTCAGTCCCGTAGCGTTCTGGACCGTCCAGGCTGCGCAGCCGAAAGAGATCATTCAGCTCGGGATTCGACCCCTCGGCGTGTATTTCAGCCTCGGTGAAGCGGTCAAGCGACTAGGTCTCGGAACGCGCTGTACGGCTGTCGACGCTATGCCGTCGCGAAAGTCGGGCGCGGCGTTCGTCGATGCGGCTCATCAGCGTGCGCGAGTGAGCCACGACCGCGCCTTCGGCGTATTTTCGAAGCTCGTGCTCGTCGCCGCCGAGGAGGTCGTCGAGACCTTCGCCGATCACTCGATCGACCTCATGGTTCTCGCCGACGCCGAGAAGGTCGAAACGTTCCAACGCGATCTGGACGCCTGGGCGTCCAAGCTCTCCGACCGGGCGGTCCTCCTGCTGCCGAGGACTGGCGTTCAGCGCCGGGGCTTGGGGTCGTACCACCTCTTCCACGAACTCGCGAGCAGGCATAAGACCTTCGAGTTCACGCACGGCGACGGTTTCGGCCTTGTGGCGATGGGCGCGAAGGTTCCCGAGCGGCTCAGGCCGTTGTTCGAGGCTCATGAGGTTCCCCCTTTGCGTAACGAGATCCGCCTCGTCTATGCACGGTTGGGGCAGAGCCTGATTGATCGAATGAAAGCCGAACAGCGCCAGCAAGTGGACTACCCCGAGGACGACGCGGCGATCCTTGGCATGGGTGCCCGGGGCGAAGCTGATTATTACTACGACGCGAGCCCGACCGTGAACGAAAGCGGCCTTAAGCGAAGTCCCTCCGTCGGCTTGGCCGATTTCAGCGCCCGTGAGGAGAACCAGGCCCTCCGCGAGGAGAACGTCTTGCTTCGCGAGGAGAACTCGCTCCTCGATGAGAAGCACCAGTCGATGAGCCACGAGAACTCGGCCCTCCGCCAGGAGAACCCCTGGCTGCGCCACCATCTCGCCCATCACCAGCATCACCACGCCGTGACCCTCGACCAGCTCAACCGTCTTCAGCACAGCCTCGGCTGGCGGTTGCTCGAAAAAGCGAGACGGTTCCGCGGCAGTTACTTTCCCGAGACCCGGCTGCACGGGCGCTGCCTGGTCCTCGCCACGCGATTTGCGCGCATCGCCGTGACCGTCGGGCCTCGTGCGGCGGTTGGGAAGGCCTCGCGGCGCGTGGTCAGAAAGATCAAGACCACGCTCAAGATCCGAGACTCGGTGTCGGCGCAGACGGCTCTCGAATCGTCGCCGGTTTATCGCTCGATCGTCCCCGCTCGAAGTACCGCACGGTTCGAGGATCTGCCGTGGACCTACACGGGGGCTCGCCCGCTCGACGGCGCCCGCACCAGGCCGACGTTCAAGATCCTTCTGGTCGGCCACGCCGCCTGCCGGACCGGGGCGCCGCTGTGTCTGCTCCGACTGTCCGAGGAACTGTCCAAGCTGCCCGACGTCGAATGCTGGACCGTGCTTCGATCCGGCGGCGAACTCTCCGAACAGTTCGCCCAGCACGCCCCAACGTTCGATCTGCAAGCGCTCTGCGCGCAGGGAGTTTCCTGGTCAGACGCGCCCCATACGATCGCCGCGCGATTTCGGGAATTCTCTCGAACCGGCGTTGCGATCTGCAACACGATGGCGGTGAGCGAGTTTCATGAGGCCTTTGCCGACCAGAACGTCCCGGTGCTGTCGTGGATTCACGAGCTGCCGACGTTCATCGACATCCTCGGCGGCAAGTCCGCCATCGACCGGATCAAGTCGGCGAGCCGGCATATGATCGTCCCCGCCGACGTCGTCCGCAGCGCGTTGATCCAGCGGTTCTCGATTGAGCCGTCGTCGATCCGGACGCTTTATTACGGACTCGACGCCAAGACGCGCGACTTGAATCACGAGCCGATGCGAGCGCGCATCCGCGCCGAGCTTGGTCTGCCCGACGACGCGCGGATCGTCGTCGGTTGCGGCACGATCGATCTGCGGAAGGGCGCCGACCTGTTCGTCCAGATGGCGCGGCAATTTCTGAACGATCCGGCGATGGCCGCTCTGGCCGCCCGAACCTGGTTCATCTGGGTCGGACATCCCAGCGATCCAGGGCTCCGCAAATGGTTGGCCCACGACATCGAGGCCGCCGGCTTCGCCGATCGAATCCGGTTCCTGGGCACGCGCGAAGATATGTCGCCGTATTTCCTGGGCGCCGACGTCTTCGCCCTGACCTCGCGTGAAGACCCTTGCCCGTTCGCCAACCTGGAAGCCATGGAAAGCTCGCTGGCGGTCGTGGCGTTTCAGGGCTCCGGCGGCGCGCCCGAGGTGCTGGGCGACGCGGGAATCGCCGTGCCGTACCTCGACGCCAACGCGATGGCCAAGGCTGTGCGCCGGCTCCTCACCGACCACCCGCTGCGGTCGGCGATGGGCCGCAAGGGCCGCGCGACCATCCGTCGCGATTTCACGTGGCCCCGATTCATGGACGACATGCTCGGCATTCTCAGGTCCGAGTATGATTATCGACCCGCTCAGAGCCTCAAGGTGTCGGTGATCGTCCCCAACTATCGCCACGCCGCCTACCTGGAAGACCGCCTTCGAAGCATCTTCGAGCAGACGGTGCGTCCGCATGAAATCATCGTTCTCGACGATGCCTCGCCCGACGACAGCGTCGAGGTCGTCAAGCGGCTGGCCTCCTTGTCGCCGGTTCCGATCCGTGTGGTCGTCAACCAGAAGAACAGCGGGAGCACGTTCAAGCAGTGGATGAAGGGCTTCGAGATGGCGACCGGCGACCTGGTCTGGATCGCCGAATCCGACGACTGTAGCCACCCCGAGTTCCTCGAACGGCTGCTGCCGGAATTCCACGATCGCGGCGTCGCGCTCGCCTACTGTCAGTCGGCGCTGATCGGCCCGGAAGGCCAGGTCTGGGTGGCCGACTTCCTGGCGCACACCAACGACCTTTCGCCGGATCGCTGGCGTTCGCGGTATTCGGCCGAGGGGACTGAGGAGGCTGAGTTCGCGCTCAGCCAGAAGAACACGATTCCCAACGCCAGCGCTGTGGTATTCCGGCGCAGCGAGCGGCTGAGCTTCGCCGAGGAACTGGCCGGCATGCGGTTCGCCGGCGACTGGCTGTTCTACGCCATGCAGATCCGCGACCGAAAAATCGCCTTCGTCCCCGACGTCTTGAACTTCTATCGACGCCACGAGCAGACGGTCTCCCACCAGTCGGTCAAGGCCGACACACACGCGGAAGAGACTCTGCATGTGAAGGCCCGCATCTTCGAGACCTTTTCGGTCTCGGCCAACGCGATAGCCCGCAGTCTCGGGCAGACGCTCCTCGAATACAACTCGCTGACCGAGCGATTCGGACTGAAGCGGCCTCCGCTCATGGCCAACGCCCGGGCCGTGGCCCCTTTGAATCGGATTCGCGAGATTCTCGCCGACCGCGTCGGCGGACGTCCCGACCTCAAGGTCCTGCTGGTGATCGACGGGGCCGAGAAGGGCGTTGCAGCCGCCTCGATGCTTCATCTGGCCGACGCCCTGGCCCGCGATCATCAGGTTTTTCTCTGCTGCGTGGCGCCGGTGGCGGCTCATGACGACCTGGCGAGCCGGCTCGACGGCCGCGTAATTCTTCTGGAAGGGACCCTCGGCGACACGCCGTGGTCGGGCTCCGATTCGCCCGCCGGCGCGCTCAACCGCCAGCGGATCGAGATCCTCCGCGAGCTGATCCGGTTTCATCGCATCGACGTAATTCATTCGCGATTCGTCCGGGCCGATCAGCTCGTCCTCGAACTCAATTCCGAGTTGAACATCCCCTGGTTCATTCACCTCGAAGAAGGTCGTGACGGCTGGCTCGACGACGAGAGCGACTCGACCGAAGACGATCGCCCTTCATCCGGCGCGTTGGCGTCGATCTCGGGAATCTTCCATGAGAGCCAGGCGAGCCTGAAGTTGGCCGAGAAGTGGCCGGTTCTCGCCGGCAAGCGGTGGATCAAGATGTTCAGCGGGTTCCAACCCGACGCGCTGCTTCAGCGCGATCCGATTCCGATCAGCAAGCGGGACGGCGATTTCCTGGTTTACCTGATCGACGACGGGACCGGCTCGAAGCTTTTCTGGAAGGAAGCGATGGACGCGGTTCAGATCGTGAACCGCATGCCGTCGGCCGAACGCGCCGATCGTCGCGTCCGACTGGTCTTGCCGGACGCAGCCGTCGCCGCGCTCAAGCGCGATCATCGTCATCACCATCTGAATCGGATGACGATCCCGGCGCCTCGGGCCATCGATCCGTTGGCCTTGCTCGCCCAGTGCGACGCCGCCCTGGCGCCGCACGCCGAAGCCGCCAACGAGGCCCTCTCGCTCGTCGCCGCCGCACTAGCTTGCAATGTCCCGGTGATCGCTCCCGATCGCGGTGTCGTCCACGATATGCTCGCCCACGACCGCAGGCGAGCCGGCATTTTCCTGCCTCCCAACGATCGATCGGTCCTCGACGTCGATCGAATGGTCTCCGCCTTGCTCCGGTATCTCAAGCAGCCGGAGCTTCACGGCGAACACAGCGACGACGCGCGACGGATTTTCGACGAACGATTCCACATCGACCGGACGTCGGCCGTCTGCACCGAGTCGTATTTCCACGCCCGCGACTTCCTCATCTTCCCTCGCGAGCCCCGCGTGATTCTCTCGATTCAGGATCGTTCCCAGGGATTCGTGTCTCGCGAAAGCGCCTGA
- a CDS encoding glycosyl transferase: MHVFTSITANYLPKAAALAHSVKRVQPEAVFHVVLSDDMPACSPHITEAFDSIINIRDLPIDELPRFIFRHRLVELCTAVKGTAFQYIADRFGADRIYYFDPDIIVAGRLDGLERALDSGSVLLTPHSIEPETDPIAVLDNEHCCLRHGVYNLGFLAVRMSANGRKFVDWWADRLRNYCYDEVENGLFTDQRWVDLAPALFDDITILREPQYNVSTWNLTHRRATGEVPYGIEINGRPLCFYHFSGFDSGAQLTMLDRYGSHSPVLYEFRDWYIAQCEHFGQSTIGKIPCIYGRYASGLKISDAHRKAYRRRDDLMRYFTNPFDDVEPVQSYRHWYQTHVEGAPPVAESVPAAVESAAQNGDGLRKLFREHAPEPVLRVARSAKSALRRLSGPA, encoded by the coding sequence ATGCACGTCTTCACGAGCATCACGGCCAACTACCTCCCCAAGGCCGCCGCACTGGCCCATTCGGTCAAGCGGGTTCAACCCGAGGCGGTCTTCCACGTCGTGCTCTCGGACGACATGCCGGCCTGCTCGCCGCACATTACCGAAGCGTTCGACTCGATCATCAACATCCGCGACCTGCCGATCGACGAACTCCCCCGATTCATCTTCCGACACCGCCTCGTCGAGCTGTGCACGGCGGTCAAGGGAACGGCGTTCCAGTACATCGCCGACCGCTTCGGCGCCGACCGGATCTACTACTTCGATCCCGACATCATCGTCGCCGGCCGGCTGGACGGGCTCGAACGGGCGCTAGATTCGGGCAGCGTGCTGCTCACGCCGCACTCGATCGAGCCGGAAACCGATCCGATCGCGGTCCTCGACAACGAACACTGCTGCCTGCGTCACGGCGTCTACAACCTGGGCTTCCTGGCCGTCCGGATGAGCGCGAACGGGCGCAAGTTCGTCGATTGGTGGGCCGACCGGTTGCGGAACTACTGCTACGACGAGGTCGAGAACGGGCTGTTCACCGACCAGCGCTGGGTGGATCTCGCGCCGGCCTTGTTCGACGACATCACGATCCTCCGCGAGCCCCAGTACAACGTCTCCACCTGGAACCTGACCCACCGCCGCGCGACGGGCGAGGTTCCGTACGGGATCGAGATCAACGGCCGCCCCTTGTGCTTCTACCATTTCTCGGGCTTCGACAGCGGCGCCCAGCTCACGATGCTCGACCGCTACGGATCGCACAGCCCGGTGCTGTATGAGTTCCGCGACTGGTACATCGCCCAGTGCGAACACTTCGGCCAGTCGACGATCGGCAAGATCCCCTGCATCTACGGCCGATACGCCAGCGGCCTGAAGATCAGCGACGCGCACCGCAAGGCCTATCGCCGGCGCGACGACCTGATGCGGTACTTCACCAACCCGTTCGACGACGTCGAGCCGGTCCAGTCGTACCGCCACTGGTATCAGACCCATGTGGAAGGCGCGCCCCCGGTCGCGGAGTCGGTTCCTGCCGCCGTCGAGTCCGCCGCTCAGAACGGCGACGGGCTCAGAAAGTTGTTCCGGGAGCACGCCCCCGAGCCGGTGCTGCGCGTGGCTCGATCGGCGAAATCCGCCCTCCGTCGACTGTCTGGACCTGCTTGA
- the wecB gene encoding non-hydrolyzing UDP-N-acetylglucosamine 2-epimerase — protein sequence MSSQTRQTVVCVVGTRPEAIKMAPVIRALRASSWARCRVIFTAQHRDLVAPVFEFFGVQPDVDLDVMRPGQSLADLSNRLLASLHDSLRREDPDFVLAQGDTTTVLAAALASYMLSAPFGHIEAGLRTHRLDSPFPEEANRVAVSHLSTLHFAPTTAARENLLHEGIERASIHITGNTGIDALHLAARRDSPLGAKLDPDKRLILVTVHRRENQGEPLRRICESVRAIHESFEDVEILWPVHPNPAIGPVVAEIVGGLPRVRLVEPLSYGSFVTAMKRSALILSDSGGIQEEATALRKPVLVLRQVSERDEAVRCGVARLVGHDPATIVAETSRLLGDAVDGRPLAQAESPFGDGRAASRIVSIVKKSLNPVRSKAVRA from the coding sequence ATGAGTTCACAGACTCGCCAGACCGTGGTCTGCGTCGTCGGCACCCGCCCCGAGGCGATCAAGATGGCGCCGGTGATCCGGGCGCTTCGGGCGTCGTCGTGGGCGCGCTGTCGGGTGATCTTCACCGCCCAGCATCGCGACCTGGTCGCCCCCGTCTTCGAGTTCTTCGGCGTCCAGCCGGACGTCGATCTCGACGTCATGCGACCGGGGCAGTCGCTGGCCGACCTCAGCAATCGGCTGCTGGCCAGCCTTCACGATTCGCTGCGACGGGAAGACCCGGATTTCGTGCTGGCCCAGGGCGACACCACGACCGTCCTGGCCGCGGCCCTGGCGAGCTACATGCTGAGCGCGCCGTTCGGTCACATCGAGGCCGGCTTGCGCACCCATCGGCTGGACTCGCCCTTCCCCGAGGAAGCGAACCGCGTGGCCGTCAGCCACCTGTCGACCCTCCACTTCGCGCCGACGACCGCGGCACGCGAGAACCTGCTGCATGAGGGGATCGAGCGGGCGTCGATCCACATAACCGGCAACACCGGCATCGACGCCTTGCACCTCGCCGCGCGGCGCGATTCGCCCCTGGGAGCGAAACTCGACCCCGACAAGCGGCTGATCCTCGTGACCGTCCATCGCCGCGAAAACCAGGGCGAGCCCCTGAGGCGGATCTGCGAGAGCGTCCGCGCCATCCACGAGAGTTTCGAGGACGTCGAGATCCTCTGGCCGGTCCATCCCAATCCGGCCATCGGCCCGGTCGTCGCCGAGATCGTCGGCGGCCTGCCCCGGGTGCGGCTGGTCGAGCCCCTCTCCTACGGCTCGTTCGTGACCGCGATGAAACGCTCCGCCCTGATCCTCAGCGACAGCGGCGGCATCCAGGAAGAGGCCACCGCGCTGCGCAAGCCGGTGCTCGTCCTGCGCCAGGTGAGCGAGCGCGACGAGGCTGTTCGCTGCGGCGTGGCCCGGCTCGTCGGCCACGACCCCGCGACCATCGTGGCGGAGACGTCGCGGCTGCTGGGCGACGCCGTCGACGGCCGGCCGCTGGCCCAGGCCGAGTCGCCGTTCGGCGACGGTCGCGCGGCCTCGCGGATCGTCTCGATCGTCAAGAAAAGCCTCAACCCTGTTCGATCAAAGGCCGTTCGCGCCTGA
- the metG gene encoding methionine--tRNA ligase, whose amino-acid sequence MAEQNRFYITTAIDYPNSRPHIGTAFEKIGADVQARFRRMEGASVHFLMGNDENTNKVTLRARELGLEPKAYVDDMARQFQEVWTALEISNNDFIQTSEARHHEGCKKFIQAVYDAGDIYQGVYAGHYCTGCESFKTEKEVAEAGGKCPNHPNTPLSWVEEENYYFRLSAYRDRLLAFYAENPDFIQPESRRNEIVSLVEGELKDVAISRKGFTWGIPVPFDPDQTIYVWFDALLNYVTAVGYGSDDERFARLWPADVHVIGKDITRFHCALWPAMLMSAGVALPRKVFGHGFVYRKNEETGEVQKLSKSLGNVVEPMDLIGQFSAEAFRYYFMSQCPFGGDGEFSFERFADAYNSGLANNLGNLYSRILTMCLKYFEGDLGSTEGIDLTIWRKGLDVGALTEQLRGQVGAFDYSTALQRIWLEVVDAANRYIQETEPFKLAKTDLEATRVVLANVADWMRLTAILIKPFLPRTAETFYRAFDFESDRPWDDVSYGMAATPFSGASLRVTAPIVNGKPTPLFPKVETR is encoded by the coding sequence ATGGCAGAGCAGAATCGGTTCTACATCACGACGGCGATCGACTACCCCAACAGTCGGCCCCACATCGGGACCGCGTTCGAGAAGATCGGGGCCGACGTCCAGGCTCGGTTCCGCCGCATGGAAGGCGCCTCGGTCCACTTCTTGATGGGCAACGACGAGAACACGAACAAGGTCACCCTCCGCGCCCGGGAACTCGGGCTGGAGCCGAAAGCGTACGTCGACGACATGGCCCGGCAGTTCCAGGAGGTCTGGACCGCGCTCGAGATCTCGAACAACGACTTCATCCAGACCAGCGAGGCGCGGCACCACGAGGGCTGCAAGAAGTTCATCCAGGCGGTCTACGACGCGGGCGACATCTATCAGGGCGTCTACGCGGGCCACTACTGCACCGGATGCGAGTCATTCAAGACCGAGAAAGAGGTCGCCGAAGCGGGGGGGAAGTGCCCGAACCATCCCAACACGCCGCTGTCGTGGGTCGAGGAGGAGAACTACTACTTCCGCCTCTCCGCGTACCGCGATCGGCTACTGGCCTTCTACGCCGAGAACCCCGACTTCATCCAGCCGGAGAGCCGTCGCAACGAGATCGTCAGCCTCGTGGAAGGGGAACTGAAGGACGTCGCGATCTCGCGCAAGGGGTTTACCTGGGGGATTCCCGTTCCGTTTGATCCGGATCAGACGATTTACGTCTGGTTTGATGCCTTGTTGAACTATGTCACGGCGGTCGGCTACGGCAGCGACGACGAGCGGTTCGCCCGGCTCTGGCCGGCGGACGTCCACGTCATCGGCAAGGACATCACGAGGTTCCACTGCGCCCTCTGGCCGGCGATGCTGATGTCGGCGGGAGTCGCCTTGCCCCGGAAGGTCTTCGGCCACGGTTTCGTCTATCGCAAGAACGAGGAGACCGGCGAGGTCCAGAAGCTCAGCAAGAGTCTCGGCAACGTGGTCGAGCCGATGGACCTGATCGGCCAGTTCTCGGCCGAGGCGTTCCGGTACTACTTCATGAGTCAGTGCCCGTTCGGCGGCGACGGCGAGTTCTCGTTCGAGCGCTTCGCCGACGCCTACAACAGCGGGCTCGCCAACAACCTGGGCAATCTGTACAGCCGCATTCTGACGATGTGTCTGAAGTACTTCGAGGGGGATCTCGGCTCGACCGAGGGGATCGACCTGACGATCTGGAGGAAGGGCCTGGACGTCGGCGCGCTGACCGAGCAGCTTCGCGGCCAGGTGGGGGCGTTCGACTACAGCACGGCCCTTCAGCGGATCTGGCTCGAAGTCGTCGACGCCGCCAATCGCTACATCCAGGAGACCGAGCCGTTCAAGCTCGCGAAGACCGATCTGGAAGCCACCCGGGTGGTGCTGGCGAACGTCGCCGATTGGATGCGGTTGACCGCGATTCTGATCAAGCCGTTCCTGCCCCGGACGGCCGAGACGTTCTACCGGGCGTTCGACTTCGAGTCCGATCGACCCTGGGACGACGTCTCGTACGGCATGGCCGCGACTCCATTCTCCGGGGCTTCGCTCCGGGTCACGGCGCCGATCGTCAATGGGAAGCCGACGCCTCTGTTTCCCAAGGTCGAGACCCGCTGA
- a CDS encoding PEP-CTERM sorting domain-containing protein (PEP-CTERM proteins occur, often in large numbers, in the proteomes of bacteria that also encode an exosortase, a predicted intramembrane cysteine proteinase. The presence of a PEP-CTERM domain at a protein's C-terminus predicts cleavage within the sorting domain, followed by covalent anchoring to some some component of the (usually Gram-negative) cell surface. Many PEP-CTERM proteins exhibit an unusual sequence composition that includes large numbers of potential glycosylation sites. Expression of one such protein has been shown restore the ability of a bacterium to form floc, a type of biofilm.) — protein sequence MDATQQTLQPRPTRWTPVVFVAVGLALSAADAQATPLRTFGAMRGSQELLQASAVVTPTLPNAWNLFLSTGPEVWATSQSPAFTIPVRRSIFQILNGDPASIAANPMIDYLIWRRDLNPLRFDRYHPYLGRLLAPLTLDPPTSVPVAPEVEPPITPLAPLETLPPSVPEPSSLLLIGLVSAWGLLRRRSRTTPAPK from the coding sequence ATGGATGCGACCCAGCAGACGCTTCAGCCTCGACCCACGCGATGGACGCCCGTCGTCTTCGTCGCCGTCGGCCTCGCCTTGTCGGCGGCCGACGCCCAGGCGACCCCGCTCCGTACGTTCGGAGCGATGAGGGGGAGCCAGGAACTCTTGCAGGCCAGCGCGGTTGTGACGCCGACGCTTCCGAACGCCTGGAACCTGTTCCTCTCGACGGGGCCGGAGGTCTGGGCGACGTCGCAGTCGCCAGCCTTCACGATCCCAGTCCGGCGTTCGATCTTCCAGATCCTCAACGGAGACCCCGCCTCGATCGCCGCAAATCCGATGATCGACTACCTGATCTGGCGGCGTGATCTGAACCCGCTGCGGTTCGATCGCTACCACCCCTATCTCGGTCGACTCCTGGCACCGCTCACCCTCGATCCGCCCACGAGCGTCCCGGTCGCGCCGGAGGTCGAGCCGCCGATCACGCCTCTGGCACCCCTGGAGACTCTGCCGCCGTCGGTGCCGGAGCCGAGCAGCCTGTTGCTGATCGGGTTGGTGTCGGCCTGGGGGCTCCTGCGGCGACGCTCCCGAACCACCCCCGCGCCGAAGTAG